A window of Candidatus Jettenia caeni contains these coding sequences:
- a CDS encoding thymidylate synthase, with protein MAESKLQVILLQYTPDPEEIIAQAAKLCYSPASVAELKNQIKNKDQAGFIEKLIDMRHLSPIEHVTFTFGVEGISRACSHQIVRHRLASYSQQSQRYVGQQGKEKGGFHFIVPPSIEKIGKREWFLEKMKVIQEWYDELAGAFETNGESALEDVRFLLPNAAETKIIITMNARELLHFFQVRCCNRAQWEIRAMATEMLRLVKQVSPHIFKEAGPGCVHDTCPEGQMTCGQMDDVREKFKNLL; from the coding sequence GTGGCGGAATCCAAATTACAGGTAATATTACTACAGTATACACCGGATCCTGAAGAAATAATAGCTCAGGCAGCTAAGCTATGCTATAGTCCCGCTTCTGTTGCTGAATTGAAAAACCAGATTAAGAACAAGGACCAAGCAGGTTTTATTGAAAAATTGATCGATATGCGTCATCTCTCGCCTATAGAGCATGTTACTTTTACTTTCGGTGTAGAAGGTATCTCACGCGCCTGTTCTCACCAGATCGTAAGGCATCGCCTGGCATCTTACTCCCAGCAGAGCCAGCGATATGTCGGACAGCAAGGTAAGGAAAAGGGAGGATTTCATTTCATTGTTCCTCCTAGTATAGAAAAAATAGGCAAAAGAGAGTGGTTTCTTGAAAAGATGAAGGTCATTCAGGAGTGGTATGATGAGCTTGCAGGTGCATTTGAGACTAACGGAGAAAGCGCCCTTGAGGATGTCCGTTTTTTATTGCCGAATGCTGCAGAGACAAAGATTATCATTACTATGAATGCCCGTGAACTGTTACATTTCTTTCAGGTACGTTGCTGTAATCGCGCCCAGTGGGAGATAAGGGCTATGGCAACGGAGATGCTCCGTCTCGTTAAACAAGTTTCTCCCCATATTTTCAAAGAAGCAGGTCCAGGTTGTGTACATGATACATGCCCGGAGGGACAGATGACGTGTGGTCAAATGGATGATGTTCGGGAAAAGTTTAAAAACCTCTTATAG
- a CDS encoding 3-deoxy-D-manno-octulosonic acid transferase — MPTIFDVIYITALILGSPYLLVKCITSKRHRSGLLQRLGWITIKQEKKSCIWIHCASVGEILTVKTLVKHFEKEFNNLSIVISTNTNTGLTVAKMHFAEKNIFYFPLDLSWIIYKVLDVIQPKCLLLIELEIWPNLLIAAARRRIPVALLNARISEKSLKWYRFLGKISKKFLTSLTIQENMYCARSKIDAVHLMNLGISEPQVTVTGNMKFDNIITAISENKKKQLLDLFEIDTRDKVIICGSTHEGEEAIILKIFKEMSARFTTLRLILAPRHIERVDTIATLTESTGLRFIRKTSLDKGKKIGEHKYGTVILIDTVGELLTLYSIADCVFIGKSLVPQGGQNIMEPAGLAKPIIAGPHTFNFHEEVRLLKEADAIKIVQNESELSNEMMYLLEHPNEAREMGRRAQSVIIKQKGATDRNLKLLRKILLKER, encoded by the coding sequence ATGCCTACAATTTTCGATGTTATTTACATAACAGCGCTTATCCTCGGTTCACCATATCTTCTTGTGAAATGTATTACCAGTAAACGGCATCGTTCCGGCTTGCTGCAGCGCCTCGGATGGATTACGATAAAACAAGAAAAAAAATCTTGTATATGGATCCATTGTGCTTCAGTTGGAGAAATTTTAACTGTAAAAACACTTGTAAAACACTTTGAAAAAGAGTTTAATAACTTAAGTATAGTAATATCTACCAACACCAACACAGGATTAACGGTTGCAAAGATGCATTTTGCTGAAAAAAACATTTTTTATTTTCCTCTTGATTTAAGCTGGATAATTTATAAGGTACTGGATGTCATACAACCGAAATGCCTCCTATTGATCGAGTTGGAGATATGGCCCAATCTCCTGATAGCAGCGGCCAGAAGGCGTATTCCCGTAGCCTTGCTCAATGCCAGGATATCCGAAAAGTCGCTAAAATGGTATCGCTTCTTAGGTAAGATTTCAAAAAAATTTCTTACAAGCTTAACCATACAAGAAAATATGTATTGCGCAAGATCTAAAATCGATGCAGTCCACCTTATGAATCTTGGTATATCAGAACCACAAGTTACTGTCACAGGAAACATGAAATTTGATAATATAATAACCGCCATTTCTGAAAATAAAAAAAAACAGTTACTGGATTTATTTGAAATTGATACGCGGGATAAGGTTATTATTTGTGGAAGCACACACGAGGGTGAAGAGGCTATTATTCTCAAGATCTTTAAGGAAATGAGTGCAAGATTTACTACATTAAGACTTATTTTAGCGCCCCGGCATATCGAAAGGGTTGATACGATAGCTACCTTAACTGAATCTACAGGGCTCAGGTTTATAAGAAAAACTTCCCTTGACAAGGGGAAAAAGATAGGTGAGCATAAGTACGGAACGGTTATCCTTATTGATACTGTAGGGGAATTACTTACTCTCTATAGCATTGCAGATTGTGTATTTATTGGAAAAAGCCTTGTGCCGCAAGGCGGCCAAAATATAATGGAACCAGCGGGGCTGGCCAAACCGATTATTGCTGGACCGCACACATTCAATTTTCATGAGGAAGTTCGGTTATTAAAAGAAGCAGATGCTATAAAGATCGTTCAGAATGAATCAGAGTTATCCAATGAAATGATGTATCTTTTAGAGCATCCAAATGAGGCCAGGGAAATGGGCAGGAGAGCACAGTCTGTTATCATAAAACAAAAGGGTGCTACAGATCGTAATTTGAAATTGTTAAGGAAAATTTTATTGAAGGAGCGGTAG
- a CDS encoding preprotein translocase subunit SecA, giving the protein MSILTKIFGTSNDRFLKKIKPVVDQINTLETRMMSLTDAELRQKTDEFKERLSNGEIMDNLLPEAFATVREASRRILIAPNPDSPNRTMRHFDVQLIGGIVLHQGKIAEMATGEGKTLVATLPAYLNALAGKGVHIVTVNDYLAKRDRDWMSPLYEFLGLKAGAIQSHQEYGEKKAAYLCDITYGTNNEFGFDYLRDNMRVRSEEQVQISRGLNYAIVDEVDSILIDEARTPLIISGSAEESTEKYYIADKVARRLKFGKHFEIKEKERMSHLTEEGIEEVEKLLNVDSIYTDRNMEWPHYIEQALRAHHLFKNDKDYIVKGGEVVIVDEFTGRLMEGRVWSDGLHQAVQAKEHQRIKEENQTLATITLQNFYRLYKKLAGMTGTAITEAAEFDKIYRLEVISIPTNKPMRRTNFPDRVYRTEKEKFDAIIKEIVEVHKQGRPILVGTVSIEKSELLSEKLMREGIEHEVLNAKQHEREAHIVAKAGQPGNVTIATNMAGRGTDIVLGEGVATMGGLHIIGTERHEARRIDNQLRGRAGRQGDPGSSRFYVSLQDDLMRIFASERVSSLLKTFGMEEGMAIEHTMVSKSIERAQKKVEEHNFEIRKHLLEYDEVMDEQRKAIYTLRQNVLEGKYLRDYVVQMIEDCIREIVNFAYNTKHSSDEEEAFDLAAWFKQKFGVAIDLDEVEEKTRQNIENFLIKKSTETYGTKENTIGKDQMEKIAQILLLEKIDTKWKDHLYAMDHLRSGIGLRGYAQVDPRIEYKREALGMFEGMNLAIRDEVTDLIFRLQLGEEAEKKDIWHPDHYVHQEVSGLNTIQQSPVEVAAGHIENTTPEAPVEQKLEPIKVSVKIGRNQPCPCGSGRKFKQCCGRTM; this is encoded by the coding sequence ATGAGCATATTAACAAAAATATTTGGAACCTCTAATGACCGGTTCCTGAAAAAGATTAAACCTGTTGTAGACCAAATTAATACCCTCGAGACCAGGATGATGTCTCTAACCGATGCTGAGCTTCGCCAAAAGACGGACGAGTTTAAAGAACGGTTATCCAACGGAGAAATCATGGACAATCTCTTGCCGGAAGCATTTGCAACGGTGAGAGAGGCAAGCCGAAGAATCCTGATAGCCCCCAATCCTGATAGTCCTAATCGTACCATGCGCCACTTTGATGTTCAGTTAATCGGTGGTATTGTCCTGCACCAGGGAAAGATAGCTGAAATGGCGACTGGTGAAGGAAAAACCTTGGTTGCAACATTGCCAGCTTACCTGAATGCCTTAGCAGGGAAAGGTGTTCATATCGTTACAGTTAATGATTATCTGGCGAAACGTGATAGAGACTGGATGAGTCCCTTGTATGAATTCTTAGGATTAAAAGCCGGCGCTATTCAATCGCACCAGGAATATGGAGAGAAAAAAGCTGCCTATTTATGCGATATTACCTACGGAACAAATAATGAATTCGGTTTTGATTATCTTCGTGATAATATGAGGGTTCGGTCAGAAGAGCAGGTACAGATTAGCCGGGGTCTGAATTATGCCATTGTCGATGAGGTTGATAGTATTCTTATTGATGAAGCACGTACTCCTTTAATTATCTCTGGTTCGGCAGAGGAATCAACGGAAAAATATTATATAGCAGATAAAGTTGCCAGACGTTTAAAATTCGGAAAGCATTTTGAAATAAAAGAAAAAGAGCGAATGTCGCACCTTACGGAGGAAGGCATTGAGGAAGTTGAGAAACTGCTGAATGTGGATAGCATTTACACCGATAGGAATATGGAGTGGCCACACTACATTGAACAAGCCCTTCGTGCACATCATCTCTTCAAAAACGATAAGGACTATATCGTTAAAGGGGGCGAGGTAGTTATCGTAGATGAATTTACCGGACGTTTGATGGAAGGCCGTGTATGGAGCGACGGGTTGCACCAGGCTGTGCAAGCAAAGGAACATCAGCGTATCAAAGAGGAAAACCAAACTCTTGCAACAATAACACTCCAGAATTTCTACAGATTGTATAAGAAACTTGCCGGAATGACAGGCACAGCAATAACAGAAGCTGCAGAATTTGATAAGATATACAGACTTGAAGTAATTTCTATTCCCACAAATAAACCGATGCGTCGTACAAATTTTCCAGACCGTGTTTATCGGACCGAAAAAGAAAAATTCGATGCTATCATCAAAGAGATTGTAGAAGTACACAAACAAGGAAGACCTATATTGGTTGGGACGGTATCTATTGAAAAATCGGAACTCCTCAGTGAAAAACTCATGAGAGAAGGTATCGAACATGAAGTACTCAACGCCAAACAACATGAGCGAGAAGCGCACATAGTCGCAAAAGCCGGACAACCGGGAAACGTTACCATTGCTACGAATATGGCGGGAAGAGGAACAGATATAGTCCTCGGCGAAGGGGTTGCAACTATGGGCGGACTCCACATTATCGGCACCGAGAGGCATGAGGCAAGGCGTATTGACAACCAGCTTCGTGGCCGAGCAGGACGCCAGGGAGATCCAGGCTCATCCCGATTCTATGTCTCATTACAAGATGATTTAATGCGTATTTTTGCTTCAGAGCGTGTAAGCTCACTTCTCAAAACATTCGGTATGGAAGAAGGTATGGCAATTGAGCATACCATGGTTTCCAAATCTATTGAACGGGCACAGAAAAAGGTTGAAGAGCACAATTTTGAAATTCGTAAACATCTGCTCGAATATGATGAGGTTATGGACGAACAGAGAAAGGCGATTTATACCTTAAGGCAGAATGTGCTTGAAGGTAAGTATCTTCGGGACTATGTAGTTCAAATGATAGAAGATTGTATCAGGGAAATAGTGAATTTCGCTTACAATACAAAGCACAGCAGCGACGAGGAAGAGGCATTTGATCTTGCCGCCTGGTTTAAACAAAAATTTGGTGTAGCAATTGATCTGGATGAGGTTGAAGAAAAAACCCGTCAGAACATAGAAAATTTTTTGATAAAGAAATCTACTGAGACATACGGAACAAAGGAAAATACCATTGGCAAAGATCAGATGGAAAAGATTGCTCAAATACTTTTACTGGAAAAAATTGACACGAAGTGGAAAGACCACCTGTATGCTATGGATCATCTGAGGTCGGGCATTGGTCTCCGGGGATATGCCCAGGTAGACCCGAGAATTGAATATAAAAGGGAAGCGCTCGGTATGTTTGAGGGTATGAATCTCGCAATTAGAGATGAAGTAACGGATCTCATATTTAGACTACAACTGGGAGAAGAAGCGGAGAAAAAAGATATATGGCATCCTGACCACTATGTTCACCAGGAAGTTTCTGGATTAAATACAATACAACAATCTCCGGTTGAAGTTGCGGCTGGTCATATAGAAAATACAACTCCCGAAGCGCCTGTTGAGCAAAAGTTAGAACCCATTAAAGTATCAGTCAAGATCGGTAGAAACCAACCGTGTCCATGCGGTAGTGGCAGAAAATTCAAACAGTGTTGTGGCAGAACCATGTAA
- a CDS encoding S-adenosyl-L-homocysteine hydrolase: MNYDIKDINLAPGGKRRIEWANNDMPVLSQIRARFEKEKPLKGMKMSACLHVTAETANLVRTLQAGGADIVLCASNPLSTQDDVSASLVKDYGISVFAIKGEDNKTYYKHITSALDHKPTVTMDDGADLVSAIHKERKDLIPQLCGSMEETTTGVIRLKAMEKDGSLKIPVIAVNNADTKHLFDNRYGTGQSTIDGIIRATSLLLAGRTVVVAGYGWCGKGFAMRAKGMGAHVVVTEINPIRSLEAAMDGFMVMPMLEAARVGDVFCTLTGNLHVIRKEHFEIMKNGAIVCNSGHFNVELDIGALEALSTSVNKDVRNGVDQYMLRNNKSIYLLGEGRLINLAAAEGHPACVMDMSFATQALATEYAVKNKGKLVPKVYDVPKEIDQWVANLKLKSMGISIDTLTKEQEKYLASWEEGT, encoded by the coding sequence ATGAATTATGATATTAAAGATATAAATCTTGCTCCCGGTGGTAAAAGACGCATTGAATGGGCTAACAACGATATGCCTGTTTTGTCCCAGATAAGAGCACGATTTGAAAAGGAGAAACCACTCAAGGGGATGAAAATGTCTGCATGCCTCCACGTAACAGCAGAGACCGCAAATCTCGTGAGAACACTGCAGGCAGGCGGTGCAGATATTGTTCTTTGTGCTTCAAATCCATTATCTACTCAGGATGATGTTTCCGCTTCTTTGGTAAAGGACTATGGTATTTCTGTCTTTGCTATCAAAGGAGAAGACAATAAAACATATTACAAACATATTACATCCGCACTAGATCATAAGCCGACTGTCACCATGGATGACGGCGCTGACCTGGTTTCTGCAATTCATAAAGAACGCAAAGATCTCATTCCACAACTCTGCGGTAGCATGGAAGAGACAACAACAGGTGTAATACGATTAAAGGCTATGGAAAAAGACGGATCACTGAAGATCCCCGTCATTGCTGTAAATAATGCCGACACAAAACATCTTTTTGATAACCGTTACGGGACAGGACAGTCCACCATTGATGGAATTATTCGCGCTACCAGCCTTCTCCTTGCCGGAAGAACAGTTGTTGTCGCTGGTTATGGATGGTGTGGAAAAGGTTTTGCTATGCGGGCAAAAGGTATGGGGGCGCATGTCGTAGTTACCGAAATCAATCCCATTCGGTCTCTGGAGGCAGCAATGGATGGCTTTATGGTAATGCCCATGCTGGAAGCAGCCAGGGTAGGAGATGTATTCTGCACATTAACAGGAAACCTCCATGTGATCCGGAAGGAGCATTTTGAGATCATGAAGAATGGAGCCATTGTTTGTAATTCCGGCCACTTTAATGTAGAATTGGATATTGGCGCTCTGGAGGCTCTGTCTACAAGCGTTAATAAAGATGTCCGTAATGGTGTAGATCAATACATGCTCAGGAACAATAAATCAATTTACCTTCTCGGCGAGGGCCGCCTCATTAATCTTGCCGCAGCAGAAGGTCATCCGGCTTGCGTAATGGATATGAGTTTTGCGACTCAGGCGCTGGCTACAGAATATGCAGTAAAAAATAAGGGTAAGTTAGTTCCAAAAGTCTATGATGTTCCCAAAGAAATCGATCAATGGGTTGCGAATTTAAAATTGAAGTCTATGGGAATTTCCATTGATACCCTTACAAAAGAACAAGAAAAGTATCTCGCTTCATGGGAGGAAGGTACCTGA
- a CDS encoding cob(I)alamin adenosyltransferase produces MGNGLILVNTGDGKGKTTAALGLGLRATGHGMKVLMLQFIKGAWHTGELEAMKRLEPGFRIVQLGLGFIRKEGLPGTPYTDEIIENAKVSWDYAKQEIFSDLYDVVILDEINNMTSYGLLDAEDILAALKERPKRLHVILTGRNAHSKIIELADIVTEMHDIKHCYKKGIKAQKGIEF; encoded by the coding sequence ATGGGAAACGGCTTAATACTAGTAAATACAGGTGATGGAAAAGGCAAGACTACGGCTGCATTAGGGCTTGGTCTCCGGGCTACCGGACATGGTATGAAAGTGCTTATGCTTCAGTTTATTAAAGGAGCATGGCATACCGGTGAACTTGAAGCAATGAAGCGATTAGAACCAGGTTTTCGGATTGTTCAGTTAGGCCTGGGATTTATCCGTAAGGAGGGTCTGCCGGGTACCCCCTATACGGATGAGATTATTGAAAATGCAAAAGTATCATGGGATTATGCAAAACAAGAAATCTTTTCTGATTTGTACGATGTTGTTATTCTTGACGAAATCAATAACATGACCAGCTACGGCCTTTTAGACGCTGAAGATATACTAGCAGCATTGAAGGAGAGGCCGAAAAGATTACATGTGATTCTTACAGGGCGCAACGCTCATAGCAAAATTATTGAGCTAGCCGATATAGTGACGGAAATGCACGATATTAAACATTGTTACAAAAAGGGTATTAAAGCCCAAAAAGGTATTGAGTTTTAA
- a CDS encoding putative Na+/H+ antiporter — MIVNESVLVLGISLLALFFAGFLATKINQSLTAIFIIVGMILQNFFPVTIITEFIATLGIIFMLFMFGLEFSVGSLVNNQKKIFYTGIYDFILNFPLGLLIGWLLGYDLIQSLLLAGIVYVTSSVIVAKSIIDLKRSANPETEYILNILIFEDMFIATFLAFIVGIVNYGKIDAKSIFFVMLKTSAFFMFFIILARTSKKYIDKIIDIDHTELFVILILSVIVLSAGAAAKIGLSEAIGAFLAGLLLSETKQRHRISEAIKPFQQFSTAIFFVAFGMSIDYKHFGNLIPMAIFIFILSSFSKVFGGYLIGKKYALSKKAGLRLGFSLIPRGEFSIILAGAIAMNHNLPYPLQCLTGFYVLFSAILGSIIMKESDWFTKWLIERREKEIKPIDDSSTMGPHKYL; from the coding sequence ATGATCGTCAATGAAAGCGTATTAGTACTGGGCATCTCCCTCCTCGCCCTATTTTTTGCTGGCTTTTTAGCTACCAAGATCAATCAATCTCTCACCGCAATTTTCATTATAGTCGGCATGATTCTTCAGAATTTTTTCCCTGTTACTATTATAACAGAGTTTATCGCCACCCTGGGCATTATCTTTATGCTCTTTATGTTTGGTCTTGAATTTTCAGTTGGCAGTCTCGTGAATAACCAGAAAAAGATATTCTATACAGGAATTTATGATTTTATACTTAACTTTCCACTTGGCCTGTTAATAGGATGGCTGCTGGGATATGATCTCATCCAATCACTCTTACTTGCAGGAATTGTTTATGTAACGAGTTCCGTAATTGTGGCCAAATCTATTATTGATTTAAAGCGTTCAGCAAATCCGGAAACGGAATATATTCTTAATATCTTGATTTTTGAAGACATGTTCATTGCCACATTCCTTGCATTCATTGTCGGCATTGTTAATTATGGTAAAATAGACGCAAAGAGTATCTTTTTCGTTATGCTGAAGACTTCTGCTTTTTTTATGTTCTTTATCATACTAGCGAGAACTTCAAAAAAATATATCGATAAGATTATTGATATCGATCATACGGAATTATTTGTAATCCTGATTCTGTCGGTTATTGTACTTTCAGCAGGCGCTGCGGCAAAAATAGGACTCTCTGAGGCAATAGGTGCATTCCTTGCCGGATTGCTACTATCGGAGACGAAACAAAGACACAGGATCTCAGAGGCAATCAAACCATTTCAACAATTTTCCACAGCAATCTTCTTCGTTGCATTTGGAATGTCGATTGATTACAAACATTTCGGAAACCTCATTCCGATGGCAATATTTATATTTATTCTCTCTTCTTTCAGTAAGGTCTTTGGTGGCTACCTTATTGGTAAAAAATACGCCTTAAGTAAAAAGGCCGGTTTAAGGCTTGGTTTTAGTCTTATCCCCAGGGGAGAATTCTCAATCATCCTGGCAGGGGCCATTGCAATGAATCACAACCTGCCTTATCCTCTACAATGTCTTACCGGATTCTACGTATTGTTTAGCGCCATTCTTGGTAGTATTATCATGAAGGAATCGGATTGGTTTACAAAATGGCTTATTGAAAGAAGAGAGAAAGAAATAAAACCCATTGATGATAGTTCAACTATGGGTCCCCATAAATATTTGTAA
- a CDS encoding S-adenosylmethionine synthase, producing MKKGIHLFTSESVSMGHPDKVADQISDAVLDAMLEQDPMSRVACETMVTTGVAFVAGEFTTKANVNIPDIVRNTVKEIGYTDASIGFDYNTCAVITSIGKQSPDISQGVSGEGLYKEEGAGDQGMMFGYACNDTPELMPLPIMLAHRIIIKLAELRQNNIVKYLRPDAKSQVTVEYKDHKPIRVHTVVVSTQHAPDVTYQTIKEDMVEKVIKKVIPADLLDSKTIYHINPTGRFVIGGPQGDCGLTGRKIIVDTYGGWGRHGGGAFSGKDPTKVDRSACYAARHIAKNVVASGLADRCEAQVAYAIGVAKPLAIHIYTEGTGKIADEKLTQICETVFDMTPKGIIERLKLRRPVYKITARHGHFGRPEDTFTWEKTDMVEALRKAAGI from the coding sequence ATGAAAAAAGGAATTCATTTATTTACTTCGGAATCAGTATCAATGGGGCATCCGGATAAGGTTGCAGACCAGATATCTGATGCTGTACTGGATGCAATGCTTGAACAAGACCCTATGAGCAGGGTAGCATGTGAGACGATGGTTACAACAGGAGTGGCCTTTGTAGCTGGCGAATTTACTACAAAGGCGAACGTTAACATTCCCGATATTGTGAGAAATACGGTAAAAGAGATTGGTTATACAGATGCTTCGATCGGATTCGATTATAATACCTGTGCAGTTATAACGAGTATCGGAAAACAATCACCCGACATTTCACAAGGGGTAAGCGGTGAAGGCCTCTATAAGGAAGAGGGTGCTGGCGACCAGGGAATGATGTTTGGTTATGCCTGCAATGATACCCCGGAACTTATGCCACTTCCGATTATGCTTGCACATAGAATTATTATAAAACTTGCCGAATTGAGGCAAAATAATATCGTGAAATACTTACGCCCTGATGCAAAATCCCAGGTAACAGTAGAATATAAAGATCATAAACCTATCAGGGTCCACACGGTAGTCGTTTCTACTCAACATGCCCCGGACGTAACGTATCAAACAATCAAAGAAGATATGGTTGAAAAAGTTATAAAAAAGGTAATCCCTGCAGATCTCCTGGATAGTAAGACAATCTACCATATAAATCCAACAGGACGTTTTGTAATTGGGGGCCCTCAGGGTGATTGTGGTTTAACGGGGAGAAAGATCATCGTGGATACCTATGGTGGCTGGGGACGGCACGGCGGCGGCGCTTTTTCCGGGAAGGATCCAACGAAAGTCGACCGAAGCGCATGCTATGCAGCCAGACATATTGCAAAGAATGTAGTGGCTTCAGGCCTGGCAGACCGATGTGAGGCACAGGTGGCCTATGCTATTGGTGTAGCAAAACCTCTTGCTATCCATATTTATACAGAGGGTACGGGTAAGATTGCAGACGAAAAACTCACTCAGATTTGCGAAACGGTTTTCGATATGACCCCAAAAGGTATTATTGAACGATTAAAACTCAGGAGACCTGTTTACAAGATTACGGCCAGACACGGTCATTTTGGCAGGCCGGAAGACACCTTTACCTGGGAAAAAACGGATATGGTCGAAGCCTTACGAAAGGCTGCAGGTATTTAA
- a CDS encoding threonine synthase produces MMGFVKGLKCRECGKAYPKEPLHVCSFCFGPLEVDYDYDKIKKVLTRKVIESRGKTMWRYRELLPIDGEPTVGAQVGFTPLIKANNLAKVLGVEELYVKNDSVNYPTFSFKDRVVSTALTKAKEFGYKTVGCATTGNLGNAVAAQAVQAGLESYIIMPADLEQGKIIGTLIYGTNVIKIKGNYDNVNKLCSEIADKYGWAIVNVNLRPYYGEGSKTYGYEIMEQLGWKVPRHIIVPMAGGSLITKIEKSIKEFAKLGLIDTADTKLHGAQATGSSPITTAVKAETDIIKPVKPKTIAQSIAIGNPADGFYSVKTINVSGGWAEDATDDELVEGIKLLARTEGIFTETAGGVTVAVTKKLIEQGKIPRNESIVISVTGNGLKTQEAVLNKLEIPKIINPSLAEFDAIMEEKMSAVH; encoded by the coding sequence ATGATGGGATTTGTAAAAGGTCTAAAATGCCGGGAGTGTGGCAAGGCATATCCAAAAGAGCCGTTGCATGTGTGTAGCTTTTGCTTTGGTCCTTTAGAAGTCGATTACGATTATGATAAAATCAAGAAAGTCCTTACGAGAAAAGTCATAGAATCTCGTGGTAAAACGATGTGGCGTTATCGGGAGTTGCTTCCTATTGACGGAGAACCAACTGTCGGCGCTCAAGTTGGTTTTACACCTTTAATCAAAGCAAACAATCTGGCAAAAGTTCTGGGAGTGGAAGAACTATACGTAAAAAATGACTCGGTAAATTACCCTACGTTTTCTTTTAAAGATCGGGTTGTCTCAACGGCTTTGACAAAAGCAAAAGAATTTGGGTATAAGACGGTAGGATGTGCAACAACAGGAAATTTGGGAAATGCAGTCGCTGCTCAAGCTGTACAAGCAGGTTTGGAAAGTTATATCATTATGCCAGCCGACCTTGAACAAGGCAAAATTATCGGAACATTAATCTACGGCACGAACGTAATAAAAATTAAAGGAAACTATGATAATGTAAATAAACTCTGCTCAGAAATTGCCGATAAATATGGATGGGCCATTGTGAATGTAAATTTGAGACCTTACTATGGCGAGGGATCGAAAACGTATGGATATGAAATCATGGAACAACTCGGATGGAAAGTACCGAGACATATTATCGTTCCCATGGCAGGCGGGTCTTTAATTACGAAGATAGAAAAATCCATTAAAGAGTTTGCAAAATTAGGGCTTATTGATACAGCAGATACAAAATTACATGGCGCCCAGGCTACAGGAAGTTCTCCCATAACCACAGCAGTCAAGGCGGAAACCGATATAATAAAACCGGTAAAGCCAAAGACAATTGCGCAATCAATTGCAATTGGTAATCCGGCTGATGGATTTTATTCTGTGAAAACCATTAATGTATCAGGCGGATGGGCAGAAGATGCAACGGATGATGAACTCGTGGAAGGCATTAAATTGCTTGCCAGAACTGAAGGTATTTTTACAGAAACAGCCGGCGGTGTAACGGTAGCAGTCACAAAAAAACTCATCGAGCAAGGCAAGATTCCCCGGAATGAATCTATTGTAATTAGTGTTACAGGAAATGGATTAAAAACCCAGGAGGCAGTACTGAATAAGTTAGAAATTCCAAAAATTATCAATCCTTCTCTCGCTGAATTTGATGCCATTATGGAAGAGAAAATGTCTGCTGTACATTAA